The nucleotide sequence GCAGCCTGCTGATCAAAAATAATTAAAGTTCAACGGGAAACTCTGAGAAGACTCActgctgaactggctctgcgtctGTGAGCTGAGTCTTTGGCTcctgattaggctcggattaagtTGGGGGAATGCTGGGTGGTGAGACTTGAAGGGTCACCtgtatgctgtatctcaataaataaatatttcaccatatgctaccctgagattaattttttacAGGCATTCCtgtaatacaatagaatcagtaaaaAAATGTGCACActtaagcaaagactgacaaatggtgtgcagaagaagacaatctgtgcaaacaAAACTAATAAAATTAAAGGTATCGCAGTTAGGACCATCTATGTTAACCATCAGGATGTAATttcacaggataaacaagcaagaacaactagcTTAATAGATATAggcattccaaacacacacagctTGCAGAAATCAATATGCAAAAAACATCAGAAATGTGCTGAATTGAAAGGCTATGgaatatgaacagggtatacagtGTTCTGATAGCAATATcaacaactggtatcatcccaaagtcgctacacaattGCTTCAGACAATTAGGGTTACGCAGTATTATCTAagcaaatcttcagaaagccacaatactaaatgcCACTAGAACAGTTGGAATGtccctagcaattgagaaatgagtgtgcttggctacgTATGCCATGcatcaggttttaccagcttaagCTCAGAAAAAAACATGGattaatattgagaacgtgagttaTTGAGTCtaagaaagtgagtccataatttgtggaatcagtttagtgttgaggtgagtgaggttatctaCACTGCtccaagagcctggtggttgtagggtaattactgttcctgaacctggtggtttaggGTCTAaagctgctgtacctcctgcctgatggcagcagtgagaagagagcatggtcttgaTAGTGGCAGTGACCGCAATTAAAATGGTGTAAGGCCCAATGGAACATTTTGAAGGGCAAGTTGTAAAATGAAATTATCATTTAGTTTCTTCATGGTAATAAAATTAAGATCAGCTGGTGTAGATAAACTGAGGGAAATGAATCAAGGTAAGAAAGACTTGCTATTATAAGACATTGGTACATGGAGTAGATTTTACAATCACAGAAATTTCAAAGCACTCTGCACCCACCCAGTTAAATGCTCTTTAAAATGTAATCAGTATTCAGGTGTTTTAGATATAACAGTGGGAACGAATTTGTATCACgtagaatactggaggaacttagcaggagaggaataaacagttgaagtttcaggccgacacacttcaggactggaaaggaagggggaagatgccagaatagggaggggaaggggtacgttggcaggtaataggtgaaaccaggtgagttgGTAGGtggtcagaagctgggaggtgacaggtacaaaaggtaaaggaatgaagaaggaggaatcttgataggagaagagagtgaacTTTAGCAGGTAGGGaaagaggaggagcaccaggggaagATGACAGATAGGTGAATAGAAgagaagggagccagaatggagaaagaaggagaggaggagaaattaccagaagctagagaaatcaatgttcatgttgtcaggttggagactactcagatggaatatgaagtgttgctcctccaccctgagggtggcctcgtcaggatgaagggtcttggcctgaaacgtcgacagcgcttcttcctgtagatgctgcctggcctgcagcgttccgccagcattttgtgtgtgtgtattgcttgaatttccagtgttttttccccccaaattcaaagtaaatttactgtcaAAGTACACACACAAACGACTTTGAGATTGAGTTCTTGGAGGCGTTTACAGGACAAATAGAAATACAAAGGAATTTCTATGGTACATTGGTAAGAGTTGATAGGAACATGACAAATTCCTGTAGTGTCCTGAGGAAGTAGACGCGTTGGTGAGCTTCCTCGGCTGTGACATAAATGTGGTCGGACCAGACAGACGATTGGTGATTCGACACTGTTGATTTGGACAGGATAATGCACATTGTCCTCTTTCTAATTCCTTTTTTAAAGTAAAAAGCTTTGGGTCAAATTCTTAGCTTCATACACAagataccggaggaactcagcaggtcaggcagcaggcgAACaaatgacattttgggctgagcctctcttcaggacaggaaaggaatgggaaaggtaaaATAAGGAGGAGGACAGAGGCGAAGAAGTACAAGTTAAAAGGTGTATATTGATAATGCCAATAACTGATGTCTAGAGATTCAAAGTCTAGAGGTTCATTTGTCAACCATATTTTTTCATAATCATttagatccattatctccctctgAGTTGCCCCAGCTCGATTCTAGACTGGTGTGTTCTGTTACATATTCACAAATAAATATCATTGATCAGTTTTCTCTGTATAGCATACAGATTTATTAGTGCATGTAAATTTGCAAAAAAGTGATTCCTCTATGTAGGTGTTTGAGGTTTTGTTCATTGTTTCTTGACTATTATAAGTTAAAGCCCAAAATTTGAAACACTATTATTCTGAGTTATGAGTTCTGTGTAAAGCGACAAGCTTGTAGATAACGTACCGTTAACATTGATCTTTGTTCTTCTCTTCTAACTATGTCCTTACTAAATGAAGGGTGGAGTCAGCAAATTAAATTTGACTTTGGTGTCATTCGCTATAAAAAGCAGAAATTATATAGCATGAGAGGCGCACTAAAGAAGTTTAGAAGGAATTGGGAGTAATTGTGGTCTGAGATATTTTGGCTTCGTACTCTCCAAACTTTAGTAGTGTTTTTCCCGAAACCAATTCGTAAAGAGAAGCATTTTGGTATCACTGAACAAAAAGGAGAAAGTGAGTTGAGGAATGAAGGAAGGTGAGAtgatatttaatttaaatatcacATTGGAATgctcattgtcttttgcacactgttcgAATGCCTAAgttggtggggtctttcattgattctattatggatttattgagaatgatggcaagaaaatgaatctcagggttttatatggtgacatatatggacgTTCAGCTTTGAAAATGTTTCTGAATGGGCTGTGTTTAGAGAGCTGATGAAAGTAGCATTTGGAAGATTGTGTGCAGGTCTTGGCACCACTGAACATCGGGAAGGATATTGAGTGAGCACAGGGAAGATTTATCGCAATAACTGAACACCACGGTGAAAATGGAAATTAGCCAACTTCTTGCTATACAGTATTCCCTCCAGTTGGAatgttagaatcagaatctgatttaatgTCATGGGCATATGTTGCGagatttttgttttgtggcaacagcacATTTCAATATACTGcacaataaaaactgtgaattactgtCCTTGATgctatggaggctggtgccctTGATGGAGCCGACTAAGTTTAGAACTTTCTGATGCCCAGTATAATCAGGGATTTTGAAACTTTAAGAAGATTGTGGAGAGTCTATTTTTGATTCAGTGATACAGAAATTGGGACCTTCCATAAATGGACAAGGTGAGAGAACTCTTCTGTAAATGGCATCTCAAACTGGTTCTGTTGTTCACTTTGATCTCAGACTGAGATTTTTGTCAACCAGACTGGAAAGTGGAGCTGTGATGTTTGTCAGCTGTATCAATGAGTGAGAGAGCTGGTGTAAGGGATTGAAAACCCCGTTCCTGTTCCCATGTCAGACGGAGATAGGAAAGGTAAGTTAGTATAGAGTCAAGTGGTTCTGGGGAATATTATAAATATGGTGGGGAAAGGGGGAATGAGATAAAGGCATTTGAAATTGAATTGTAAAACTTAGTATGTGATGTTATAACCAATAATTACTGGTAATGAGATGTGATGGGTTCTTGCAACAATACAGATAATAGAATTCTGTGAGAACACAAAATTTCCATTTTACTCTATTTAAAGGGAATATGAGATTTATCTGGCAGGGAAAgtgaaggaaaatcccaagaaGTTACATTAAAAGTAAAAGAATGGATAGAGAGAGAGTAGGTTCACTGAGAATTCAGCAGGGCTGCCTGTGTCTTGATTTGTTCTTAATCATTAAGGGATTTACTCATCACTTGACCTTCTAAACCCAATGTAGCTTCATTTATTTTGACCAGAACCTCGATACATCTTGTCCATCAGGATTCCCTAAACTCACCAGGTTTTACCCTTCACCATAACAGGAACAGGTTGACACTGAACTCTTGATATATTGCTCTGGAAAACCTCTTGCTTGCTGTTCCTTCCTTTTCCTTCAAATATACTCTCCCAATCAACCTAATTCCCTCAAAATTAGCCCTGCTCCAATTTAGGAGCCTAACCCGTGGACTTGCCCTGTCCTTTTTCTTCTCTATCCAAAAACTGCCTTCAACTAGAACGAGTTAATATTAACATTTGGATCTATAAATGTCAGAAATAGGAGCAGCTATTGGCCATGTTGGACTTTGAAACTGTTCCATGCTTTAAATAAATGTGTTTACTGTGCTTGCTCTTGTTGCCATGTCAAGTAATTCAGTAAAGAAAGGAAGAAATCTATTAAGGCAGAAAATGAACGACCAAATAGAGCAAGCTGTATAATTTCGAAATTGGCGGGGGAAGAGAGAATAAATGTACGGGAATGTTTGAAAATGGTGAAACAAGGCTGTTTATAAATACCTACAGGAAGCTGTTGGGCTTTCCAGATGGAGACTGGCTTCTTTAGCGGATGGTGCTTTGCAAgcctcagaaagacagtgtcTGGAGCATTGTGTTCGGCTCTTGGCACTGCTGGATGTTAGGAAGGACGTTAGTCTGGGTGTGAATGCAGGAAAAATGAATTACAAATTTTATAAATGTGTTAGGCCTTCAGAGGAGCATTGTGTTCCATTAAGGACGTCGTACTTAGGAAGGATGTCAGGTCCTCGAGGGACTGTTAACTTACTAAAGCAGTATTGGTGTGCAAGGATGGCCTCAAACTAGGGGCAGAAAGCTAAGTTAGGAGTGCCATCAAGAGTGTGCTGACCAGATACGTcatccccaccccaccttttCACTCTTGCGTctttcttccctccttcccagtcctgaaaaatgggtcttggcctgaaatgttgattgtttatgcATTTCCGTAGAcggtacctgacctgctgagttcctccagcatattgtgtgtgtgtttgcgatTCCAGACTTAGCTGCATTACCATCTAATTGCGGAGTCGCGAGGCACCTGGCCACAAGCCCCTCCAAAGGATTGTGAAGTCTGCGGggaggatcatcggggtctctctccccccATTCAGGATATTTATCAGGAATTCGATGATCTCTGCaacccatccaacaatctctttgaccccttcCATCAGACAcaaggtaccatagcattaggagaAGAACTGTTAGaatgaaaaacagcttcttcccccagactgTAAGACTACTGAATTCCCTaacaccacccaggtctcatcacgttatactgttatactgtttactacTTGTAtatatgcaccttattatctgttcatttatttgtggtaatactaCTTTGTGTTAAGTGTGTAAGAtgtattgtgcaccttggtccagaggaaagtTGTTTCACTTGGTGGTATACATATGTATGGCTGAATGTCAATAaagtaaacttgaatttgaagggTTAATGGTTTGATGGTATTGAAACTGAGAAATGGTTTTGCCAGATGGAAGATTGAGCAGAGATGAGAGGATTCAGGACTGACAACACAGACAGAAGGAACAAGGCAAATGTTTTATGTAGTGAGCTGTGATTTATAATGAACTGAAGGGTGGTTGCAGAATCAAGTTCAGTAGTAAATTTAAAAACAATTtaggattgtaaactcagccaattccatcaagggcactagcctccccagcatccaggacgtcttcaaaaggcaatgcctcaaaaaggcggcatccatcattaaggtcacCCATGACgtccttcttctcattgctagcatcatggaggaggaagacccacactcaaaagGAGCAAATGTTATTCGTTGCCTATTGTCCATTTGTTAAAAATAAATGGTAGCTCATTTGGTTAAAACATTGTGTTTTCCTGAGGATGGATGCAATATTTCTGATAATATTTTGTCACTGATACCTGATCTCACTTCTTGGACTGGGTCTTGCTCTACACAAATTGCCTGTTCCAACCACTTAGAGTTAATGTTACATTAGaaccatgtttaatatcactggcatatattgtgaaatttgtcttgtggcagaagtacaatgcaaaacataattaaatctataaattacagtaagtgtgcaTATACATATTATTTATACATATGCatgtatattacaaaataaataaaataattagtgcaaaagggGCAAAAAAGaacatgaggtagtgttcatgtgttcaatgtctattcagcaatctgatggaggaggagaagaagctgttcctgaaatgttgagtgtgtgtcttcaggctcctgttcctccttgattggtagcgatgagaagagggcatgtcctggctaataggggtccttgttgatggatgctgcctttttgaggtttcaccttttgaagttgtcctggatgctggggaggctagtgcccatgatggaactggctgagtcacaacttactgcagctttttccgatcctgcgcATTTCTGATCCACAGTAACACAACCAGTTGGAATGCGCTTCAGGGTTCCtccgtagaaatttgcgagtgtctttggtgacgttccaattccaaatgaaatatagctgctcttTATGTAAGCTCAGTCATTATTGTGCAGTGCTATGTCATCTTGAAGCAAGGTTACATAAACACCATACAACAATGACTGAGTAGCCATCGTAAAAATTTCCTCAAGTGATGTTTCCATTTTCCTCAGCCTCAGTTCCATAAGATCTAGCCTAGCAAATGTATATAAAGCACATCAAACAAATACTGTTTATACTTAGAATAAGCCTGTAATAAATTTCCCAAAATCTGTCAGTCATAATAATTAATTGCTGGTCAAATAATGAGGCTTTTTCAACCATAAGAAAACTGTTGTAGATTTTCTGCTGTTTTAACCATAAAAATAGTAAATTAGTCATGTGTCTCCTTTGGTTGGGACTTATCGGTGACTAGGTAGTACTTTTTCGTTGGACTTTTCCTGAAAGTCCTCTGTGGCTCGATAGGTCTTGCCCTCGTCTCTGGTTTCAAAGTGGTTGAGCAAAGCCTGATTCACGATTTTTTAACCTACAAACCTACCAGCTGTCCAGTCCAATGTTAAGGACTTCTAGCCTTGTAGATACCACTGCTTTTTAGATAAGGCCTGCTTGAGTCACGGTAAAATGTCCCTAGCAACGTGCACagcgtgctggaggaactcagcaaatcaggcagtatctctgaagggaaatgaacagtcaacattttgggcagagatccTATGAGATCaatgttctcagcctgaaacgttaactgtttattcccttctgtagatgctgcctgacctactgagttcctccagcagtttgtgtgagttgatcaagatttccagcatatgcagaatcttgtgtgtctGTGAGAAGTCCTCAGTGTCCTGACCAATGCTGATCCTTTAATCAACAGCTTATAGTAGAATATGtgctaattcaaagttcaaagtaaatttattattaaggtaCATATTTGTTACTGTGCACAGCCCTGAGAtagattttcttgtgggcattcacagtaaacacaggaaacacaatagaatcaatgaaagactacacccaacatcacagacaaacaaccaatttacaaaagacaaaaaaagttgaacaagtacaaagaaaaaatgaaataataacaaacaaatacataagcaataaatatcgagaacatgaaatgaaatgTCCTTTGAAAGTAAATCCATAAGCTGCGGGGACAGTCAGTTTTGGAATGACTGAAGGTGAGTGGAGTTGTCCCttctgcttcaagagcctgatggttgaggggtaataactgttcccgaacctgctGGTGGTGAGTCCCCAGGCTCATATTGTGTGAGTGTTCTATACACTGACTGGTGAGTTACATTTTACTAGGTTGACTAcccttttcaaaaaaaaagtacTTAATTATTGTCAAGCACTCTCCAGTTATGGATGGCTGTACAACTAGGAGGTAATGAGAGGTACTTATGATGTTGCACAATGTACTTTGTGAATTATAATTGGTTGTGCTGGATTTGCTTCAGTGGTTTTTGACTGTAAGTCCCCAGTTTGAGGACTATTTTTCCTTGGCTGATTGTGTACATCATCTGCTGTTGAGCCAGGCCAGCGTCCACTCAGCTTGGTTGTGGTGGTTCTGCAGCATTGAAACTGTCAGCACTGAAAGACAAAGTATCTTCAAGGGTCGAGTCCAGCAGCTTTTAACTGATATGCAATGtcctttgttttatttttcaggAGGACGTGCGGAACTGAGGGAAAGTTTGGTGAAGTTGAGAGTGGAGTGTCTTAATGGAAACTTTTGATCCCATCTcttgctgatttattttttttatgaCAAAAGATCCATTGAGAAGAATGAGTGCTTTTAACCACACCAGAACAAAACTTCATGTGATCtgcttccagtgaccctgggtaTGGCAACGTTGGTCTGAATGCTGCTGCTGGGTTCAGTTCAGGGCTCCTTGTGTGGTCCTGACAGGTGCAGAATGAAGCCAGTCACTCCGGTCGGTTCTCCATCGCCCCTCAGACTGTTGAACAAAGGCCCAGAGTACCTCCGCAAGCACATAGAAAGCGGCAACAGGAGCCGGGCGCTGAGCGCAGTTGAGAGGCTTGAAGCGGACAagcccaagtatgttaaaagccAGCAAGCAATGACCACCAAGCAAAAGGCTGGAAGTAGTCCTTGTGCATCACCATCATTTGGTGGGAACCGGGTCAGGCCTTGCGAAGCCAGAGTTCCGTGCCAAGAACTTAATGCCAGGAAAGAAAATACTAACATGGAGGAACTTAATAATGCCAGGAATATCTTGCTGGACAAGCCATCCCATGATACGGTAGTTACCAGGAGGGCCATCTCCAAAAGGGTCATGAGGCCCGACTCCTTGGTCATCTATAGGCAGAAACGGGATTGCAAGGTAGGGAGCACTGAGACCTCTAGGGGTTACAGCTTCATTCGGCGACTGTTCCAGGGGTCAATGAGAGACAAGCAGATGGTCTCTCTGGAAACACAGAAGGTCATTCTGAAGGAGGGTGACAGGTCCTTCCCTGAAGGTAACACACACACATGTCAGTTAACAATCAGTGATGAAGTAGAAACTGAGAATCACCGTGTCGGTGTTGTTTCCCAGAAAGGAGTGACCAGCTGCCCTGCGTCACCCATTTGCATGACCAAAATTGAGAATTTACCAAGTGGGCAAGCAGTCTTGAGAAACAGGACTTTACATCACTCAAGTTCTGACCTCACTCTGCGTAATTCTGTTGCTTTGTCAGAAAAGGACCGTTTTTTCAATTACTGTGGTCTTGACCTGGATGTGGTGGACTGCCTTGGGCTGTCGAAGCTCTCTCCTGCCAACTCGGATTCCACCTTGGTCAGAGTTCAGAACACTGGCTTGGCTGACAGTGAAGGCAGTGAATTTTCTCGCTGGAGTCAAGACGGAGAAGGTCTTTATGAGGAAGAAATTCACGAGCAAATCTCTTCGGGGATTTCTGTCATTGAGAGGAACGCACGGGTCATCAAGTGGCTATATAGCTGCAAGAAGGCCAAAGAGGGACCAAAGGagtcaactgtgtagagaagagaTGCTTTAAATTGCATGGACACTATTGTCCCTGCGTTACAATCTGATTTATCAGAAGGGAATTAGAACGGATTGAATCTTC is from Hypanus sabinus isolate sHypSab1 chromosome 30, sHypSab1.hap1, whole genome shotgun sequence and encodes:
- the fam110d gene encoding protein FAM110A, whose amino-acid sequence is MLLLGSVQGSLCGPDRCRMKPVTPVGSPSPLRLLNKGPEYLRKHIESGNRSRALSAVERLEADKPKYVKSQQAMTTKQKAGSSPCASPSFGGNRVRPCEARVPCQELNARKENTNMEELNNARNILLDKPSHDTVVTRRAISKRVMRPDSLVIYRQKRDCKVGSTETSRGYSFIRRLFQGSMRDKQMVSLETQKVILKEGDRSFPEGNTHTCQLTISDEVETENHRVGVVSQKGVTSCPASPICMTKIENLPSGQAVLRNRTLHHSSSDLTLRNSVALSEKDRFFNYCGLDLDVVDCLGLSKLSPANSDSTLVRVQNTGLADSEGSEFSRWSQDGEGLYEEEIHEQISSGISVIERNARVIKWLYSCKKAKEGPKESTV